From the genome of Frateuria soli:
CGGCCACCGGCCCGCATTTTCATGGGCGACGTGGGAAGCGGCAGCGTGGGCTTGCTGCTGTTCGCCTTCGGTGCGCTGTTATGGGGGATCGAACCGGCCTTGCTCTGGCCCGCACTCATCCTCGGGTCCGCATTTGTCGCCGATGCCAGCTTGACGTTGCTGAACCGCTTCTTACGCGGCAGGCGCTGGTATGCTCCGCATCGCGAGCATCTATACCAGTGGCTGGTACGATCCGGCCGCACGCATGCGCGCGCTGCCGCGTGGTACCTGGGTTGGAACCTGCTCGTCGCCGCGCCAGCCGCGGTTGTCGCGAGCCTGCTCCCGGCCATGGCATTGCCCGCCTGTGCCGCCGTCTATACGGCGGCGGGCGCAACATGGATCGTTGCCAAGCGCCGCTGCATGCGGCGTGCATCATTGAAGGACCGTTATGTCGCCACGTAAATGGATCGCCCTCATCCACCCTCGTATCGCCGTGGTCAGCCACGACCTGGCGATGGCCGGCCTTGCCTGGTGGATCGCCAAGGCACTGCGCTACGCCGCCGTGCAGGGGCAGGATGGCAGCTTCGATGTGCTCGAGTTTCCCATCGTGCTGGCGGTGCAGGGGCTGATCTTCACCTGGACGGGCCTCTACAAGGGTGTCTGGCGCTTCGCCAGCCTGCCGGACCTGTGGAACATCCTGAAAGCGGCGGTCTTCGGCGCGCTGGCCATCGGCCTGGCGCTGTTCCTCTACGAGCGCATGGAAGGCGTGCCACGCTCGGTGCTGCTGCTTTACCCGGTTGTCCTGACCCTGCTGCTGGGCCTGCCACGGCTGGCTTACCGCTTCTGGAAGGACAGCCGGCTCGACCTGTTCAGTACGCGCGCAGCCAAGCGGGTGCTCATCATCGGGGCCGATCGCGCGGCCGAGGCGCTGTCGCGCGATCTGCGTCATGACGGCCGCTACAGCGTGATCGGCTTTGTCGACGACAAGGGGAGCCTGCGCGGCGCTTCGATCAACGGCCATCCCGTGCTGGGCCGCATCGACCAGTTGCCGGAGCTTGCCCGCGAGGCGGCAGTCGAGATGCTGCTGATCGCGATGCCGGCCGCCACCACGGGAGAGATGCGGCGGGTGGTCGAGTTGTGCGACCAGACCGGGCTGCCGTACCGGACCGTGCCCCGACTGGAGGACGTGGTCGCCGGCCGCGCGCAGTTCAACGAGATCAAGGAAGTGGCGATCGAAGACCTGCTCGGCCGCGACGCGATCGAGCTCGACTGGACCGCCATCCGCGAGACGCTCACCGGTCGCCGCGTGCTGGTCACCGGCGGTGGCGGCTCGATCGGCTCGGAGCTGTGCCGTCAGGTTGCACGGCTGGGTGCGCAATCGCTGATCATCGTCGAACAGAGCGAATACAACCTCTACCGCATCGGCAAGGAACTGCGCACCGATTATCCCGAATTGCTGCTCGAGTGCGTGTTGTGCGACTGCGGCGACCGCGTGGCCATGCAGAAGGCCTTCGGCGAGACGCAGCCGCAAGTCGTGTTCCACGCGGCCGCCTACAAGCACGTGCCGATGTTGCAGAAGCAACTTCGCGCCGCCTTCCGCAACAACGTGCTTGGCACCCGCACGGTGGCCGATCTCGCCAACGAGTTCCAGGTCGAGTGCTTCGTGCTGATCTCGACAGACAAGGCAGTCAACCCTACCAGCGTGATGGGCGCCTGCAAGCGTGTGGCCGAGATCTATTGCCAGAACCTCAACGCGCATTCGGCCACGCACTACATCACGGTCCGCTTCGGCAACGTGCTCGATTCGGCCGGTTCCGTGGTGCCGCTGTTCCGCCAGCAGATCCGGG
Proteins encoded in this window:
- a CDS encoding polysaccharide biosynthesis protein, whose product is MSPRKWIALIHPRIAVVSHDLAMAGLAWWIAKALRYAAVQGQDGSFDVLEFPIVLAVQGLIFTWTGLYKGVWRFASLPDLWNILKAAVFGALAIGLALFLYERMEGVPRSVLLLYPVVLTLLLGLPRLAYRFWKDSRLDLFSTRAAKRVLIIGADRAAEALSRDLRHDGRYSVIGFVDDKGSLRGASINGHPVLGRIDQLPELAREAAVEMLLIAMPAATTGEMRRVVELCDQTGLPYRTVPRLEDVVAGRAQFNEIKEVAIEDLLGRDAIELDWTAIRETLTGRRVLVTGGGGSIGSELCRQVARLGAQSLIIVEQSEYNLYRIGKELRTDYPELLLECVLCDCGDRVAMQKAFGETQPQVVFHAAAYKHVPMLQKQLRAAFRNNVLGTRTVADLANEFQVECFVLISTDKAVNPTSVMGACKRVAEIYCQNLNAHSATHYITVRFGNVLDSAGSVVPLFRQQIRAGGPVTITHPEITRYFMTIPEACQLILQAACLGQGGEIFALDMGEPVKIRDLAEQMIRLAGKKPGTEVPIIYTGLRAGEKLFEELFHQLENYSATAHAKIFLAQHREVSWELLQALLNKASEATLTFNEDELRRCVSSLLPSFRWSDVAQPDNVVSIRREAGRTEQGRIETGES